In Thermovirga lienii DSM 17291, the sequence TGGCCTCAAAATCAGGATGGAAGGTGGGCTCACCTATGCCACCAAGGTAGATCAACTCAAGCTCGGGGAAGGCCCTGCAGTCCTCCATTATCTTTTCATACAGAGCAAAAGGCATTTCCCCTTCTGTGTCCCTGAAGGATTTTTTGAAGCACATGGGGCAGTTCAAGTTGCACCGCCCCGTTATCTCCAGGAAAAGGTACTTCAGGTCCGGCTTGGGCTCAATGGTAACCTTGGCGTTCCAAAAATTGAAGCTGTAGGCCACCTTTAGCCGCCTCCTATGGGTGGAAACAGGGAAATCACATCATCCTCGTTTACAGGGGTATCCAGGCCTTGAAGGTGAGCTATGTCCCTCCCGTTGACCAGGAAGATCATTCCATGTTCCAGTTCCTTTTCAAAAGAGGGCCCGTAGAGGCCCTTGAGCTTGTCAAGGACCTCTCGGGCTGTTTTGGCCTCTATTTCTATCTCTTTTCGTTTGGCTATCTCGACCAGCGTCGCAAAAAGTTTTACTTTGGCCATCTTATACCTCTACCTCTACAGGCCCAGCTCCTGCTTCTTGGCATCGGAGACCGTGCCGTCGGGGTTCCATCCTCTGAGTTTGTAGTACACCGGCATCATTTCCTTGACTCTGGAAGTTTGCCCTTTGTAAGGCCCTTCAGGCATTGGTTCATTTATCATCCTCGGAGGCAAGGTATCCTCCTCCGCCTTTAGGCCAGCTTCAAGGTTGAAAATCCTCTCCGCATTCCATATACGCTCGCCTATCTTTATGTACTCTTCCGTAGAGAGGTCCCAACCAAAGAAGCTGTTGAGCAGATCCCTATAGTCGTCTCCCCATAAGCCAAAGGACGTAAAGATGCAAAGCCCTGCAGAATCCACCAAGGCCGTGGCCTCTTGAATCAGCTTGGTCATGGCTACCTTTTCCTCACTGGTGTCCGTTGGGTCCATTTTCTTGGGATACCCAAGAATCTCAGGGCTTATCATGTAACCTTTTACGTGGTCTCCTCCCCTGTTGCACGTAGCATAGTGGAGTCCTAGGCCTTGGACTACCCTCGGGTCATACGCAGGAAGCTCAAGCTTCTTTACGCTCATGGAAAATTCCGGCCTGCCGTAAGACTCGGCCAACCTGTAGCTTCCCTCGGCGAGCTTGTCACCAAAACCCTCTCTCTTTGCGATCTTGTCTATGTAGTAGTGCAGTACCTCTGTGTTGCCAAACCTAAAGGGCGGGCCTGGCTCGAATTCCTCATCCTTTATCAGGCCGTTCTCGTAGAGTTCCATGGCCGCCGCCAGAGTTGAGCCCGTGGATATGGTATCCAAGCCGTATTCGTCGCACAGGTGGTTTGCCGTCACTATGGACGCAAGGTCATTGATGCCCATATTGGATCCAAAGGTCCAAATACTCTCGTACTCTGGTCCTTCTGACTCTTCCTTCATGAGAGGTAGCTTAGTGACCCTGCCACAGCCTATGGGGCAGGCATAGCAAGGTTTGTTCTTGGTGAGATACTTGGCTTCTAGAGCCTCTCCGCTCTGTTCTGGCGCCTTGTCGTAAACACCGGTCTGGAAGTTCTTGTGGGGATATAGCCCGTTTTCGTTGATTATATTGACCAGCACAGCCGTACCGTACTTGGGCAAGCCGCCCCCTGCAACGGGGTCGTTTCGCAGGATGTTCACCTTTTCCCTAACGACCTGCATAAACTTTTCTCTGTCCGCAGGTTGAGGTGCTCCCTTTGAACCAATCACTGCTATGGCTTTCAAGTTTTTGCTGCCCATGACGGCACCAACGCCGGCACGCCCTGCAGCTCTGTGTCCATCGTTCATGACAGCAGCAATCTTTACAAGGTTTTCGCCGGCCGGCCCTATCAAAGCAATTTTTGCTTTTTCGCTTCCGATCTCTTGCCT encodes:
- a CDS encoding MoaD family protein (PFAM: ThiS family~TIGRFAM: MoaD family protein, archaeal~COGs: COG1977 Molybdopterin converting factor small subunit~InterPro IPR003749: IPR010038~KEGG: pfu:PF0345 molybdopterin converting factor, subunit 1~PFAM: thiamineS protein~SPTR: Molybdopterin converting factor, subunit 1;~TIGRFAM: MoaD family protein), giving the protein MAKVKLFATLVEIAKRKEIEIEAKTAREVLDKLKGLYGPSFEKELEHGMIFLVNGRDIAHLQGLDTPVNEDDVISLFPPIGGG
- a CDS encoding tungsten-dependent aldehyde:ferredoxin oxidoreductase (PFAM: Aldehyde ferredoxin oxidoreductase, N-terminal domain; Aldehyde ferredoxin oxidoreductase, domains 2 & 3~COGs: COG2414 Aldehyde:ferredoxin oxidoreductase~InterPro IPR013983: IPR001203~KEGG: pfu:PF0346 aldehyde:ferredoxin oxidoreductase~PFAM: aldehyde ferredoxin oxidoreductase; Aldehyde ferredoxin oxidoreductase~PRIAM: Aldehyde ferredoxin oxidoreductase~SMART: Aldehyde ferredoxin oxidoreductase~SPTR: Tungsten-containing aldehyde ferredoxin oxidoreductase;~IMG reference gene:2505285576_SP); this translates as MAFEIKLLKVNLTEKKVETEVLGEDIAKRWIGGRGLGAYLMLRAKASKVDPLGPENPLIFAPGPLSGTSAPTGGRYNVVTKSPTTGFIAFANSGGYFGAELKHAGWDAIYIEGKAEKPVYILIQDDNVEIKDASHLWGKVVSETEATLRQEIGSEKAKIALIGPAGENLVKIAAVMNDGHRAAGRAGVGAVMGSKNLKAIAVIGSKGAPQPADREKFMQVVREKVNILRNDPVAGGGLPKYGTAVLVNIINENGLYPHKNFQTGVYDKAPEQSGEALEAKYLTKNKPCYACPIGCGRVTKLPLMKEESEGPEYESIWTFGSNMGINDLASIVTANHLCDEYGLDTISTGSTLAAAMELYENGLIKDEEFEPGPPFRFGNTEVLHYYIDKIAKREGFGDKLAEGSYRLAESYGRPEFSMSVKKLELPAYDPRVVQGLGLHYATCNRGGDHVKGYMISPEILGYPKKMDPTDTSEEKVAMTKLIQEATALVDSAGLCIFTSFGLWGDDYRDLLNSFFGWDLSTEEYIKIGERIWNAERIFNLEAGLKAEEDTLPPRMINEPMPEGPYKGQTSRVKEMMPVYYKLRGWNPDGTVSDAKKQELGL